Genomic DNA from Macadamia integrifolia cultivar HAES 741 chromosome 6, SCU_Mint_v3, whole genome shotgun sequence:
CTAACGTCTTGACCCATTCATTCCATGCATTTATTATCATATCTAATTATCTAATTTTGAATTAATCAAGATGGCGTGCTAGCCATGAACTCACTTAACTTAATTGGCATTGGGCGGCTGCTGTTACACCATTCATATGAACTCTATCTCTATAAATTGCAGAACAGATTAGCTCTGTGTGCTGTGTACTGTGTGAGTACTCAATAATAGTAACTACACCACAGTAACCCAACAATTTAATCACGATGAACAGAAATGCGCCGGAAACCGCCGAGAAAGGCACAATTGAAGCGGCCAATTATTCCAAACTGATCACCAAGAATTTGTGCCTTAGGGTGTTATTGTTCTTGTTATCACTAACAGCAGTGGTGATCATGGTCACTAGCAAGCAAACCAAGCTTGTCACCACTCCTATGCTTCCCTACCCAGTCTCTATTACATCCAAATATACTGATACCCCAGCTTTCATGTGAGTTACACACATCATAAACCAAGGCTGTCTTTAATATGTATTCTCGGaatagattttgggtctagaaCGCATTCTAAAACCCTATTCTTTTATAATTTCTCGTTTCATAATACATTCTAGACCcaaaatttatttcacaaataaaTATCAAACACAGCCCAAATATTCATTCTTATGTCACTTCTTCACCTCTTATTAATTGTTACATAACATAGAATTTTCATTTGAATTATAGATACTTTGTGGTTGCGCTATCACTTTCCCTCTCCTATAGTTTCATTACTGGTCTTGCCACCTTATGGTACCTAAAGAAGCCTTGTTCATCCAAAAGCCTACTTGAGTTCTACTTGGTCTTAATTGCCAATGATGTAGTAAGTTTTCTAATCTTTAATTTTGTCCTAAACAACTACTACTTAACTGTTTCAACAAtatatgaaattattttttggTTCTTGTTGGTATAGGTGATGGTTGGGGTGGTGGCAGCAGCCAGTGGAGCAGGTGGTTTTGTTGGTTATATTTGGCTAAAGGGAAATTCAAAAGTAGGATGGAACAAGGTATGCAATATATATGGCAGGTTCTGCAAGCAGATTGGGACTTCAATTTTCATATCCATTGTCGTTTCCATTCTTTTTGCTGTTCTTGTTGTGCTCTCGGCTTACTCAGTTCACCGACTGGCTCGCAAAGCTTCGAATTAAGCTGCAACCATTGCTAATTCAATTCCAGATCTATATTTAGCTACCAAGTGTTCTTCATCTTTATCTTAATTAGTTTGTGTTCAACTATGAAATTTTAAGATTTTATGCAGTCATGCTACAGtgtatcattttttgttttttgggtaatttgAGATTGATTCTGTTGAGAAAGGGAATCTGTGTTATGATTTTATCTTCAATATAAGTTGGTGGCCTATAAGGTGATCAGGATGGGTTGAAAGCCAGCTATgcatatttatgaaaataaaagagacaTAAGGATGGGTTGAAAACCAGCTATGCATATTTAAGGATGGGTTGAAAACCAGCTATGCGTGTTTATGGAAGTAAAAGAGACAGGTATTGGCATTTGACATGTATGTGAAGAATTGAACTTCTTTATCATTTTAtaaactttcttttatttttttatttattttattttattttatttttttatttttttatgtatattGTAAGCAAGGAAAACAAATTTAAATGATGAAGAAATATATGGAATATAACTAATGAAAAAAACGATAATATTTAATAATACCTTTTAGTAATTTGGCAAAGCTCCActatccaaggattaaagtatcggtatcggtcgccgtatcggtcaatcaaaattaagatacgtatcggaggatatcgtatcatatcagagatacgctaagacacactaaagatacgcacagaaatggatatgaaacacct
This window encodes:
- the LOC122080891 gene encoding CASP-like protein 1 translates to MNRNAPETAEKGTIEAANYSKLITKNLCLRVLLFLLSLTAVVIMVTSKQTKLVTTPMLPYPVSITSKYTDTPAFIYFVVALSLSLSYSFITGLATLWYLKKPCSSKSLLEFYLVLIANDVVMVGVVAAASGAGGFVGYIWLKGNSKVGWNKVCNIYGRFCKQIGTSIFISIVVSILFAVLVVLSAYSVHRLARKASN